Proteins from a single region of Paramormyrops kingsleyae isolate MSU_618 chromosome 9, PKINGS_0.4, whole genome shotgun sequence:
- the LOC111845052 gene encoding polyadenylate-binding protein 1-like, protein MNNSGPSYPMASLYVGDLHQDVTEAMLYEKFSPAGPILSIRVCRDMITRRSLGYAYVNFQQPADAERALDTMNFDVIKGRPVRIMWSQRDPSLRKSGVGNIFIKNLDKSIDNKALYDTFSAFGNILSCKVVCDENGSKGYGFVHFETHEAAERAIEKMNGMLLNDRKVFVGRFKSRKEREAELGARAKEFTNVYIKNFGEDMDDEKLREIFGKFGPALSIRVMTDESGKSKGFGFVSYERHEDAQKAVDEMNGKELNGKQVYVGRAQKKSERQTELKRKFEQMKQDRMTRYQGVNLYVKNLDDGLDDERLRKEFTPFGTITSAKVMMEGGRSKGFGFVCFSSPEEATKAVTEMNGRIVATKPLYVALAQRKEERQAHLTNQYMQRLASVRTVPNPVINPYQPAPPSGYFMTAIPQTQNRAAYYPTGQIAQLRPSPRWQTQNVRPQHFQNMSNAMRPSVPRPQSFGMRPTSSQMPRMMASQRVAAQTMGPRPSSAAAAAAAAPVRGVPQYKYAAGVRNPQQHLNAQPQVAMQQPAVHVQGQEPLTASMLASAPPQEQKQMLGERLFPLIQSMHPSLAGKITGMLLEIDNSELLHMLESPESLRSKVDEAVAVLQAHQAKEAAQKSVTNSASVPSV, encoded by the exons ATGAATAACAGCGGACCCAGTTACCCAATGGCCTCCTTGTATGTCGGCGACCTACACCAGGATGTGACCGAAGCCATGCTTTACGAGAAATTCAGCCCGGCCGGCCCGATCCTATCCATCCGAGTGTGTCGTGACATGATAACTCGCCGCTCCCTCGGATATGCCTATGTCAACTTCCAGCAGCCCGCCGACG CTGAACGTGCTCTGGACACCATGAACTTTGACGTGATCAAGGGCAGACCCGTCCGCATCATGTGGTCTCAGCGTGACCCGTCCCTAAGGAAGAGCGGCGTCGGCAACATCTTCATCAAGAACCTGGACAAATCTATTGACAATAAGGCCCTCTATGATACATTTTCTGCTTTCGGAAACATCTTGTCCTGTAAG GTGGTCTGTGATGAGAACGGTTCGAAGGGCTATGGCTTTGTGCACTTTGAGACCCATGAGGCGGCTGAAAGGGCCATTGAGAAAATGAATGGCATGTTGCTCAATGACAGGAAGGT GTTTGTCGGCCGCTTCAAGTCTCGGAAAGAACGTGAAGCGGAGCTTGGAGCCCGTGCTAAGGAGTTCACTAACGTGTACATCAAAAACTTTGGGGAGGACATGGATGACGAGAAGCTACGGGAAATATTTGGAAAATTTG GACCTGCCCTAAGTATCAGAGTCATGACTGATGAAAGTGGGAAGTCCAAGGGCTTCGGCTTTGTCAGCTATGAACGGCATGAAGATGCCCAGAAG GCTGTTGATGAGATGAATGGGAAGGAACTGAATGGCAAGCAGGTTTATGTGGGGCGTGCCCAGAAAAAATCTGAGCGCCAGACAGAACTGAAGCGCAAGTTCGAGCAGATGAAGCAGGACAGGATGACTCGATACCAG GGTGTCAACTTGTATGTGAAAAATCTTGATGATGGACTTGACGATGAACGTCTGCGAAAGGAGTTTACCCCTTTTGGGACCATCACCAGCGCTAAG GTCATGATGGAAGGAGGTCGCAGCAAGGGCTTTGGGTTTGTGTGCTTCTCCTCACCTGAAGAGGCCACCAAAGCTGTAACTGAGATGAACGGCCGTATCGTTGCTACCAAGCCGCTGTATGTGGCCCTGGCCCAGAGGAAGGAGGAGCGTCAAGCCCATCTCACTAACCAGTACATGCAGAGGCTGGCCAGTGTCAGGACTGTGCCCAACCCAGTCATCAACCCCTACCAGCCCGCACCACCTTCTGGGTACTTCATGACTGCCATTCCACAG ACCCAGAACAGAGCTGCGTACTACCCCACTGGCCAGATTGCACAACTGAGGCCAAGCCCTCGCTGGCAAACCCAGAACGTCAGGCCCCAGC ATTTCCAGAACATGTCCAACGCCATGCGACCATCAGTTCCCAGGCCACAGTCCTTCGGTATGAGACCGACATCCTCCCAGATGCCGCGTATGATGGCTTCTCAGCGTGTCG CTGCCCAAACGATGGGACCCCGCCCGTCCAGCGCTGCGGCcgcagctgcagcagctcctgTGCGCGGTGTGCCACAGTACAAATACGCTGCAGGTGTGCGCAACCCTCAACAGCACCTGAACGCTCAGCCCCAGGTAGCCATGCAGCAG CCTGCTGTCCACGTCCAAGGCCAGGAGCCACTGACTGCCTCTATGCTGGCTTCTGCTCCCCCCCAGGAACAGAAGCAAATGCTGG GGGAGCGCCTCTTCCCACTTATCCAGAGCATGCACCCCAGCCTGGCGGGCAAGATCACTGGCATGCTGCTGGAGATAGACAACTCAGAGCTACTCCACATGCTCGAGTCTCCAGAGTCGCTACGTTCCAAG GTGGATGAAGCGGTTGCCGTGCTGCAGGCTCACCAGGCCAAGGAAGCTGCTCAGAAATCGGTGACCAACTCAGCCAGTGTGCCGAGCGTCTAG